GTGATGTATGGAGGGTAGTTTTTGGGATCAGGGTTCATTGCAATCGGTCATTTAATAACTAATCGGTGGGAAAAGTATTAAAGCTAGTTTTCAACGGAATTCTGATGGAACAGTTGAGAACATAACAAGGAATGAGATTTTTGTTACTTTACAATATACTCTGCATAAATTGATTTTCGTTTCTTTGTATTTTCTTCATGAGAATGTAGGTTTTGCTGAAGAAAAATGTTCTCAAGAAAAAACAGAAACCATAAGTTAATGATGATCAATCCGTAGGCAAATGTCTCAAGACAAATTATCTTGGGCTTTGACCATTTTCAAATATTTTGACATACGGGGGCTTGGCGGTCCTCGAGCAAGTTTGGTCCAACTCTCTACCAAAGGAAAGCCTGTGATTGGGCTCTTACTCCTGATTCCTGCTGAGCTCAACGCGTTGCTTCAAAAACTCGACATGCTTTCGCTCTTTGCTCGCCCGCCCAAGTGGGCCATGCAGAAAGAATAAAATGTTATGTCGTTCTGCTTCAATGTCTTATATCTCAGAGTTTCAGAAGTTTAGTTAACGATTAATTCCTATAACAGGTCATATAATCGAGGGACCAATTTCTTAATACTGTTATCAACCGAAAAAGAGATTAAATGATCCAGATTCAAATTCAAATCATCGTTCACGATTGCATAAGCTCTACAGTGATCGGAACACCAGGTTTGCCTTCTTGATTGGTGTCAGATCTTTGAGATAAAATTAGGGCTAGAAGTGGATCTTGACCTAGGGCATATCTTTCCCAAATTTGAATGAGTCGTACATCTAAGCCATTCATGGTACGAAAGAGTACCATAGGAATAAATCATGCTTTAACAATTTTTTTAGGATGCTTTTATTGAATTTTAATTTCGCTATTAATCCAATAATAATTTTCATTTATTTTTATTGTGAAAATAAAATATAATTTAATAAAATTTATTACTATTTAGCAATGGCTAAGGAATGTGAATGCAGACACTTATTTTGTATTGGGTGACATCAGCTTGCCGTGGCAGTGGTCTTTGGTATTTAGCTGTAGAATTTGATGGATTTCCTCATTTTGTTGGTCGAGCACTTGCTCCAGTCATGATGTGCTTCTTCCCCGCTTGGGCCGTGGTTGTTGGTTTTATGACAGTAGCAACCGTGTGGGCATTTGTTGATAAGGAACCGTTTGCAAATATTAAATTTGCGTTGCTGATTCATTATATTTATACCCTACAATGGATAACATGTCCATTAAGTGCTTGGTGGCTTTTTACACATGCAAATACTTGGATCGCTGTCTTTGCTCTTTTGTATCCATTCTTTACATCATTTCCAATTCAAATTCCGATGCAATCAATGATTATTGGTTTAGTAGGAGGCCTAGCTAAACGAGAACCAATACTTCAAATCGGAGGCTTACAGTACAAGTTTTTCAGAGATGCCGTGTTTGAAGTCGTCCGTTCTAAAGATTATCCTATAAGTGTTGTAAGATTGATGGACCAAATAATTCCTAGAAGGTTTCTTGAATGTGGTACTAACTTACAGGAATCACTAGATAAATTAGGGCGAATTCTAATGTCTGTCACTTTTGGAACCAAACCGGCAGTAGTTCTTGAAGAGGTTCGGACCTTGTTTAGCTAAAAGGTTATATTTACAGGACAATCTTGCGCATTATGTATCAGCTAAAAGGAGAGGGAGATGGGGTTTATTGAGTTCAGATAGTTTAAATGCAATAAATTGCAATGGACTACAAACCATAAAGAATAATCGAAACAGTGGCCTTTCAATCAACCTTGGAAGAAGAAATTGTTTAATCATGTCTTATCAGCATGTATCTGTCCGCGGTTTCACACGTCGAAAAAGGATTAATTTTCTTTTGGGAACTCTAAACCACACATTCGAACAGAAGTTCAGTCCGCCGTTGAATCGGTACAGAACAATTAAAGCTGACGTTGAAAGAGGACTCGGACGAACAATGAAAAGCGACGTTGAAGTGTAGACAAGTGAGCAAGAACATCTGACGTTGAAGCTTTAACGAGCGTACAAAAGAGAGGGTGGGCCGAAATGCCCTTTTTCTTTTTGCCCTCACCGCGGGCGCTCGAGCCTGCTGCCTTTGATGCGGCCTAAAACAGCCACAGCGTAAAAGACAGCAGGTCGCAAGATCTTTAGGCCACCGCACTCGTTATCATACTCGTTACAAACACAAAAACGATTATAGGGCATTTTATGCGACTTGGCCTGAAAAGCTAGTTTATATGAGCAAATGAGGGCGGTAATGCTTGCACTCGCCTTACCTCGCCAAACGATGTGAACTCATTCGAAAAACCGAACTTGTGTAAGTCGCTGATGTCAGCATATATGCGGGATGCGAGAGGCTGCAAGCATATATCTAGCCTTGAAAGAAAATGCGTCTAACTACTTGATTTTCTTGCTCATTTCTTGCTCTTTTTGAGCCTAATGAGCCTAATATTGAGATATTATTAAGTATTTTATGGATCTATAAGTAAAGCTTATATTTATTTGCTCTTGCATACGGTTGCTTATCTAATCTTGATTTTCGAGGTGGAAAGCGGAGTCGGAGGGATTCGAACCCTCGAGGGGATTTTTGTCCCCTAACGGTTTAGCAAACCGCTGCCTTCAGCCACTCGGCCACGACTCCATGAAATGAATCCTTATTATAATCTTTATACTAATCCCTGACAAAACTAAACTTTAGAGAATCATTTAGTAAAAGTCAGATATATTTGTTGCAAAATTTTTAATTTTTTTATAGAAATAAAGACCGCCATGAAATACATCTCCCTCGAAAAACTCGCTTCTACTCCTGTAGAACATGACCCTTTTGAATACCTTGTCGTTAAAGGGTTTGTCAAAACCGAAAACAAAGATCAACTTCTTTCAGACTTTCCTCAGATAAAAAAACCGGGTGTTTTTCCTCTTTCTGAAGTGCAATTTGGTCCCTCTTTTTCTGCATTCATTGAAGAATTGGAGAGTCCAGCCCTAACAGAAATTCTTCAAGAAAAGTTCAATATCGAATTACTTAACAGGCCTATCTTAACAACCGTCAGGGGATGGTGTTCCAAAGATAGGGATGGCAATATTCATACCGATTCAGTATGGAAATTGGTCACTTTGCTTATTTACTTAAATGAGGAATGGGAACCTCAAGGAGGTAGGCTCCGGTTGTTACGGTCCAAGAACATTAACGATTATGTGGCTGAAGTTCCACCTGAATGGGGTTCGCTCATCGCCTTTAAAAGATCGGATAATTCCTTTCATGGCCATTTGCCTTTTGAAGGACAGAGAAGAGTAGTAATGCTTAACT
The DNA window shown above is from Methylacidiphilum caldifontis and carries:
- a CDS encoding 2OG-Fe(II) oxygenase family protein, which codes for MKYISLEKLASTPVEHDPFEYLVVKGFVKTENKDQLLSDFPQIKKPGVFPLSEVQFGPSFSAFIEELESPALTEILQEKFNIELLNRPILTTVRGWCSKDRDGNIHTDSVWKLVTLLIYLNEEWEPQGGRLRLLRSKNINDYVAEVPPEWGSLIAFKRSDNSFHGHLPFEGQRRVVMLNWVTDQETLNKELGRHNFSSLFKKFVPFTIKR